The genomic DNA TTTGGTTCAGCTTCCCCAACACCCTCTGCTAAGGGAGAGGAAGGATCACCCTCCCCTACTCAGCCCCATGACAGCACTGGGGAAGACCCACAAATAAGCCGCCTGGCCCTGGATGGAGGCCACGAGTGGCTCAATCAGCACATTGATTTTATAAAATCTGAAAGAGGAGGAAGCAAAGCTAAGCTTGTTACGATGTCTCCACTCTGCCCACTGGGGTgcactggaggagagagagatctaCACAAAGGAACTTCAGCCTTCTCtttaatccccccccccacacacacacacacacaagcaagccTCACCCTCTCACCACACTCCAACAACAATACAAGAATCACTGTCCCCATGGGTGCAGGAACAATGTGTATACTGGGGGTAATGAGAGCCatcgaaccaaactgtaaaccctatatgTGATGGCAACCACTTCAGGCCAGGAGGTGCGGCAGTagccctaattccagcacctatgaatgTCCCCAAGTTACATCTGCCTGGAGCGCCACACAACCCTCCCCCCCTAACCCCCGCTCTACTCCTCGGCCCAACACAGTCCCCTACCTTGACCCCTAActcccacacagccccctgccacactcccTACCTACACAGAGCCCCCACTCCCTATGGCCCACCCCcacacaaccccctgccccactcgCTATGGCCCACCCCAACACAGCCTCCTAGCCCACCCACAGCCCTCCACCttgcccccatcccccccacaatcccctgccccactcccaacCCACAAATAGCCCCCCCATGGgccgcccccacacagccccctgccctgccccctatcccccacacatccccctgcccccctcacacactgcccccccatggccgcccccacacagccccctgccctgccccctatcccccacacatccccctgcccccctcacacACTGCCTCCACATGGcccgcccccacacagccccctgccccactcacacactgcccccctcacacactgcccccacatggcccgcccccacacagccccctgccccactcacacactgcccccccatggcccgcccccacacagccccctgccctgccccctatcccccacacatccccctgcccccctcacacactgcccccacatggcccgcccccacacagccccctgccccactcacacactgcccccccatggcccgcccccacacagccccctgccctgccccctatcccccacacatccccctgccccactcacacactgccccccatggcccgcccccacacagccccctgccctgccccctatcccccacacatccccctgccccactcacacactgcccccacaTGGCCcgtccccacacagccccctgcccccctcacacactgcccccccatggcccgcccccacacagccccctgccctgccccctatcccccacacatccccctgcccccctcacacactgcccccacaTGGCCCGCCCCCacacatccccctgccccactcacacactgcccccctcacacactgccccccatggcccgcccccacacagcccccgccctgccccactccctacggcccgcccccacacagccccccgcCTCACTCCCCGTCCCCACAGAACCGCCccgagcccccaccccccagcggcCGCAGCCGGCcgagccccggccccgctccaGACCCCGCACCTGGGCCCGCGGCCGCCGCATTCCGACGCTCCCGGCTCCTTCCCCTCGCCCCGCGCCCACCATTGGCTGAGCCGCGGCGCCTACGTCACCGCAGCCAGCCCGGCCCCATGCGCGCCATTGGCCGAGCCGGCAGCGCATCAGCCTggcccggggcgggggcggggctgcagcTCGGAGCCACGCCGGGATTCCCGGGAGGCGGggctcccccggccccgccccctccggaCGGTGAGCgccccctggccccgcccaccccccctccGGGCGGCGAGCTCCCCTATGTATGGACCCCCGTcctatccctgccccatcccacaggCGGTGGGGCTCCCCCATGGCCCCTCCCCCCTGGCGGAGAGCTCCCCTATGGACCCCCGTcctatccctgccccatcccacaggCGGTGGGGCTCCCCCATGGCCCCTCCCCCCGGGCGGAGAGCTCCCCTATGAACCCCCGTcctatccctgccccatcccacaggCGGTGGGGCTCCCCCATGGCCCCTCCCCCCGGGCGGAGAGCTCCCCTATGGACCCCCGTcctatccctgccccatcccacaggCGGTGGGGctcccccatggccccaccccccgGGCGGAGAGCTCCCCTATGTATGGACCCCCGTcctatccctgccccatcccacaggCGATGGGGCTCCCCCATGGCCCCTCCCCCCGGGCGGAGAGCTCCCCTATGTATGGACCCCCGTcctatccctgccccatcccacaggCGGTGGGGCTCCCCCATGGCCCCTCCCCCCGGGCGGAGAGCTCCCCTATGGACCCCCGTcctatccctgccccatcccacaggCGGTGGGGCTCCCCCATGGCCCCTCCCCCCGGGCGGAGAGCTCCCCTATGGACCCCCGTCctatccctgccccaccccgccagGCAGCAGGACTCCcctatgccccccccccactctaccACGCCCTGTCCCCAGGGTTCCTAGTGCCCCCTGTGGCCCGGCTCCTGCCCCATCTCCAGAGTTTCCTctgccctgcccaccccaccccagttctACTGCTGCTCACATCCCTTCCTTCCTTGTCCCTCGTCATGTGCTGACGTGGCCCAGCCCTAGagagattcccccccaccccgtacCACACCCCCCTTctccaggggaggggaggtgggctCCCCTCCACCTCTGTACCACCACCCCCCTTCTCcaggggagcggaggggggcTCCCCTCCAGCCCTGTACCACCACCCCCCTTCTCcaggggagcggaggggggcTCCCCTCCAGCCCTGTACCACCACCCCCCTTCTGCAGGGGACCCAGCTGCAGAAAACACGCAGGAGGTGGACTTGCTTCTGTCTGTTTTAACCCTTGCAAACAGACACGCTCCTCCATGCGCCAGGCTGCAGTGGGGCTGGACTCCCAGCCTCCACTGGGCGTTTTAGGCACAGTTCAATGCGTGCTGTGTATCCGTGTCTAACAGCTGCCGAGCCGGGAGATCGGAGTAGTCCCTCCCTGCCTTTCCACACCCACAATGTTCCAGGGCGGCGGAGCCAGCGACATGTCGGTTGTCAGTCACAGCGGTGTGGATTTTAAAACCATTATTTATAACTATACAATTTAAGAACAGAGGCCCTGTCTGCACTGCTTGGGTGAACCCATGGCACTTACTGTATGGGTCCTTCAATCTCCCCCTCCTACATTTTGGTGTAACCTTTTATGTCCTATCCTCCATGGAAGAGGTGGCTGCACTGGCTtggaagctgtttggggcagggaccatcttgaAAGATACATGTAATTTTAACACTTTCACCTTttggtgcttttcatccatagatttccAAGTCCTTTCCAATGGTATTGTGCTGGCAAGTGTCCTTTGCTGCAGGTGTGTCAATTTATTGAGAGTCTTTGGGCTCAACATGAGGGCCCCTGGACTCTTCATTCCCCACATTTAATATTATGCTCCCAAGGTGGGCAGAAAAGACCACTCACCCTTGCACGGTGCTTTGTGCAGAatgcagcagacagagctgtggcTGCTCTTTCTTCAAACACCTCTCTGTGCTGGGCTGACAGAGCAATGTTTGAACAGACCATGTTTCTCAAATGCCAAAAAAACCTGATACCTCCTGACATTTCTGAGCCAAATCCCACATTTTATTTAACAGCACTGAAGCCGTTTTCTTGAAGGTGACTGCCCTCCTCCTTTCGTGTAGAGTTGTGCTAAGAGGCAGCTGGCTAACAGCTctcaggagcagagcagggagcccaaacatctacactgcagtcttACGCGCCCCAGCCCACGTCAGCGGACACAGGCCAGCtctgttttattgcaatgtaggcATGCTATGAACATTCAAACTTAAGAGTAAGAGCTGCTCCTTTGCCTTTGGATGTGGGACTTGGCTTCACTCCACCCGTGGCATCACTTGAGTGGTGGTGGAGGGGTGGGCAGACCGCAAAACACCGATTGGATGGGTAGGAGATAAGTTGTAACTCAAGCTACTGCACCCACACCATGGAACTAGGTGGACCACCAGCAGCTGTTGAACTTAAGCCGCGCTGATGGGCCAGTTAGCTGGAGCTTAAGGCATCCTTAGTTTGCGCTAGAGGTGAGCATGGAGGGCCATCATGCTACAGACGAAACTCTCATTGTAGTTTAGTTCAGGCTAACAGCACAGTGAAGATAAGCCCAGGGAGAAGCTGGTAAGCACCATGTGAGTTCAGTACACCACCAACAGCTAGCAGTAGGAGCTGCATCAGTAGGGATGACATAggcaaggcaggtgaggtaatattggaCCAGCTGTTAgtaagagagagacaagctttccaagctctttttcaggtctggaaaagatCTTCCATTCAAGgcagagtggcctgttaacaccactgcagtcataggacaaaaaaatgggagttgtgggttacacagattgttgtaataagcaaTAAAGCCAGTGTCTGGTCAGTGCATGATTTTTAGTCTAGCAAAGGAacgaatttaagctcccaggcttgtcttttgaaaggaTTGTGCAGGCTTCTAGCTGGATGAGGACTGAAAGGTCAGAGATTGCTTTGTAGGGAAAAGCGTTCACCCATACGTAAGGTTAGGATTCagtcatggctatttttagtaaaagtcggTGACAGGTCATGGGCTATAAACATGGAAGCctatgacctgtccctgactttgaCTAAAAATACCCAGCAGGGGGGATGAACAGAGCACTGCTGGGCTTGCAGATGCTCCATCCCCATCACTGCTCCTGCACAAGGGGCTGACTACTCCTGCGCTAaccccagccactgctctggcAGACCAGGAGCCACTGCTCCAGTGGACTCAAGGCTGGCTGCCAGTGAGTTCTTTAAAACTGCCGAGCTTGgccccctgctctgtggctgactgctgctccagccctgcccaaaAAGATGACACAGAGGTCCCAAAAAGTCACCAACTCTGTCACAGAATCAGATCCTTAACCATAGGTGATGAGgtgtttttgtcttgttttcctatgggagttcattcaagagcatagtgattgtctgggtTCAGCTACCTAGCATTATTGAGGCATTTGGCACACTGAATGAGGTATACCACCTATTGTGATGGGCATGTGTAAGATCCATTGAccttgaaaggtttcagagtaacagccgtgttagtctgtatttgcaaaaagaaaaggagtacttgtggcaccttagagactaaccaatttatctgagcataagcttttgtgagctacagctcacttcattggatgcagtgaaACCTTGAAAGCTTTGTTGAACATTGTAGCAGTGCAgatgtctgcagattttgcatctgtacttctggcagggtctggtgctacTTTGTGTCCCGGTCAGTGGGGAGCTTGCTTTGGATAAGTTTGAaaggagagggtggggggggaatatctgaaggccagaagtggtgggttcagaaaagattttTCAGAATGTTTAAAGGCCAcatcatcttgaatggtcccttctgggtgCTTTAGGCTAATctgtctgttccaccttgcattttgctgcaCCAGTGGGAGTATGTTTCCCAGAAGAGCTtggtgtggctcaaaagcttatcATCAGAAGGTGgtctaataaaagacattacGTTATTCACTGTCTTTAagatcctgagaccaacatggctacaacttcaccccacacacacagcagacaGTTCTGCACACTTAACTAAGGACTTGGCTACAAGGAAAGCTGCAGCCATTTCAATTTTAAACTGGTGCAGCTTTTTGTACAGAAGAGTCCTAAACCCTGTACGTCAGGATTAAATAGCTATACAAGGCTAGCAGCCAATCCATGAATTGTATACAGCATGAAAGGGATGTACCTCTTGACAACCATGGCAGAAACAAACCGTTCAGGTTGGACCACACAGTGCTACATTACTGGATCCACACCACCTTTGCCGTACAGAGTTCTTGCTAACCATGAATTACAGGCCCAGGTTTGATTAGCTTTTCTAAGTGAGCCATTGAACTGTGCATTCTTGTACTTGAAGTTAAAAGATTAACATTTGTTCTAGTCCTGTAACTACAGATTTGTCTAGTCTTCAAGTACTTTCCTGATGGAGAGGCCTGATAACCATGAGGCCCAAGCAGACCTGTCATGCAATAATTACGCAGATTTCTCTACCAGTGCCAGTCTTTTTCCATGGCCCATTCTGTACAAGCAGTTATGATTGGGGACCTCTCCCCCCCAGGAATCAGAGCAGGATGATGCTACTTGCCTTAAGACACTCTAGGCTAGCAGCTCTGAATCATTAATGAAGGGGAGCTAGAAGGTTTCCTTTTTGCTGGACTATGCCTGGAATGAAGTGAAACTGAACAAGAATCCAGCTGAATACTCATCACCATATCAAATTTATTATTCCAGTGGCACTAATACATTTGTTGATGTTCATGATGACAATCACACTGCACAAGATCTTCCTGCCTTTGAGTTTCTGCCCAACTAGACGTCCCCTTACACATCCCCCTCCCCTAGACAAAAAAGCGCACACTAGAGGCCATTAACTCAAGCAAACCCTCTTCTTACCACACTGTTTTGCTTGGTTTGCAAGCTGTTGGGTATtatattttccccctttgaaGAGTCAGGTGCCCTCTTACCCCCACCATGCCCCTTTTGCCCAATCCCTGCAGAGAGGAAAGCATCTTTCCCCATGTGTCAAATAAATATGGAACCAGGCAACTTGAGTTGCATCAAGTGGAAATGTTTTTAAGTTACAATGGCACCAAGTGGGGCCCCAATGAGTCATGTGCAACACAGAAACCTATAAGGCTGAATATCAATGTGGTTTTTCTGAAAGTCTCAAAATTGCTATGAAACTGATTAAGTATAATGCAAAGAGATGGTCACTGCAGTCTACAGTTGCCTGCTGCATTTGATGTTATGCTAGTTAGTTTATTCAGAGTCCAACGACAGTGATTTTAAACTGGTGTTGGGGGTAGCTTTTACAATTTGTCCAGGAAGTTGTCTAGTGCCGGGATGCCTTCCTTCAGGCCTTTGCGTTTGCGGGTCTCAGCAACGACCTGGCAAGGACGGCTAGTGTTGTCAAAGGGGTCCCCAGGCAGGATCTGCCAGTGGTCGAACACACACTGGGGAAAAGCCTGGCCACCTGTGTTGGATCTCAAGTCAGCTGTAAAACCTATGGAGGAAAAAGTCCATTGGGATAAGAGTTGAGAGAAGCACACATCTGAGTATGAGGTTCTGTTCCTATCTCAGTCACCAAGAGCAAAACCAAATACTTAAATACCATGCACTCTAATTTCTCTTAAGTCCCAAGAAACCCCTGTTGTATTCCAATCActtgagggaggagagagagttcAGGATCAAAAGAAGAAGAGGTTAAGGGAAGAATGTAACTATTAGGCCCATGCACCATGACCCTGTGAAGGAAGTAATCAGCTGGGAGGACCTCTCTCTAAACATTCTAAAGGTCAGTGCAAGCTCCATGGAGCTCTAACAGAAGTTCTTAGGCTTGTAGAAGGAATCAGATGGAGCAAGAACAATGTGAAGGTCACTTACCAAAAGACTCGTTGACGGGCAGGTAGGCCTTAACAACAAACATGGGAGTGCCTGCCACCTGGGACTCCTCAAAGACATGGCCACGCTTCCTGTTCAGGACACCATAGATACCGCCAACTACTTGTTCTGGACACTGGTACACAAAGTTTGTATTACAGGCATTGCTTTCCATCTTAAGCTTAAAAAGTCAGTCCTTTAATTGTAGAGCTGTTTGCAGCTTGAAGAACTGCAAATGTTAGATCTAAAGCTAAGCAAAGTGTAAGTACCTGGATCTCTACAAGGTAGATGGGCTCCATAAGCCGTggctgagcagtgagcacacAGGCATACAGGCACCTCCTGGCAGTGGGGATGATCTGCCCACCGCCACGGTGAATGGCATCAGCGTGCAGGGTCACGTCATGCACATCAAAGCGGACTCCACGCATGTTCTCCTCACACAGAGCTCCCTGAAAGAGCAAAACCCAGATATCAGCCACCAGCGGAGATTCCCCGGGCCCTTCACTAGGTGCCACCTTTTGTTGGACAGGTCCCAAACACAGGACAGTGCCAACCAAGTCCTGCAGAGCTTTGCAAACTGTTCTCTAGCAGGGGCATGCTAGGTGACAACTGTATTAACAGCAGTGAGCTAGAAACAGATGCCACCACTCCGGCTCAGAGTCAGTGTCTCATACTGGGCAGACATTTGCCTATGGAACATTCTGTACATCCAAATGCCAAAGCAAGATACTCCCAAGAGTTACTGGTGGCCTGGCATATCAGAACCCTTGTTAAATGGAGAGAGAGTCTCCTCTATTTTATGGGATAAATGAAAGGCAATTTTAGCAGCTGCATCAAGATATGCCAGTCAATGCTAGTGCACCATATTGCAGTCCTCCCACAGGCAACTGCCCTACTGGTGTTCCACctaggatgggggtggggggaggaggaggagagaaagaaggggaggCAGGAAGGAACAGGAATGTGTTATCACCTACCTCCTTAGTAGCCCACTGGAAGCCAGCCACAACACTGTCCTTGATTTCATTCAGGTACTGCACTCCCTTGGTGATATCTGTCAGGATGTTGGGGCCAGTGCCATCTGGACCAAAGCACCAAATTTTACGGGCCTCAGTGACATCCCACTCGTACTTCTCAGCTAGGTAGCGTGCACGCTGCTTCAGCTCCTGACGGGAAGAGACGTCGCCTTTGTCGATATCCTCAGCCAATCCATCTGGGAAAGGTCGGGCCTTCATGTACAGCCTATTGTGCTTGTTGGGGGACTTGGAAAGGCACAGCACGTTGGATTCCTCACTGACTGTCTCACGATAAGACACGACAGGGTCAGATTTCTGCAGACAACCAGTCACCAGTTAGTTCCAGAGGATTTGGAAAAGTAATACTGTCACTGAACTGAGCTATGAAGCCTATTTTACACCCACAAACCACATAAGAGGCCTTTGAAGTGTAAGACTGGATGTCCTGCTAATCTGTGCTTGATACAATCAGCATTAATATGCCAGAAACACAAGACAACTGTTACTACTCTGAAGTGTTTGCTGCACTAGACATCAGCTACCCTTTGTAGGAGACTTACTCCGTACACAACATTTTAGGCATCCATCCCCATTTTATCGACTTGTATATACACCTAATGAAAGTAGAATTAGGAGAAGTCAGTGGCTCAGCTGGGTTAGAAACTCCCGACTCTCAGCTATGGTCAGTCCATGTGCTGGAGATAAGGTATTCCACACCTTGCTGCAGCCTCATGATCTGCTACCTACAGAGCTACTATGTGTTTTCCCACTATGAAAACAGCTTCAGTAGTTGTACCTGTTCCCAGTAATCCAGGAGTTCGCAGACTGACTAGATCTGCAGCCATTTCACCCACTCAGCCTTCAGTTGAGTTCTTCTGAGCTTAGTTTAAGACGGAAGATGTGACAGATTTACCTTAATTGGAATACATGCATGGTCCTCTTCCAGATCCTTCAGGCAGATCTCCAAATGCAGCTCTCCTGCACCAGCAATAATGTGCTCTCCAGACTCTTCAATGATGCACTGAAAGAGACCAGTCATgcaatggggggggtggggagggaggaggagagagagagaaaagactcCTTACTAGAACTCCATTAAAGCATCAGTGTGTACTGGTCTATATTGTTAAAGGTCACTTGAGATGTTGGATCTTTACACATACAGCTTGCAGTTGATCCCAACCCAGGGgcagtcaataggcagaccatgggccaaatccaatGGATGGGTACTTTTGAATGTACTGcaaatttgttatttttttattttctctagagcggggggggggggggggggcgcaaactacagcccacaggccagatctggctctcaagctcccactggggagcggggtttgcggcttgccctgctctggtgctgcgGCCAGGTTGGGGGCTCAtccatgtggctcctggaagcagtggcatgacCCACCCCTCCTACACATGGGGACAGCCAGGGGTTTccactctgcacactgccccaagcactgcccccgcagctcccattggctgtggttcccagccaatgggagctgcaaggacagtgcctgtggacagggcagcctggctgcgtaggagccagagaaggaagatgctgctgcttccaggagctgcttcaggtaaGCGCTGCTCAGAGCCTGTGCATGAGcctccccctgtgccccaacactgatccccctcccaccatctgaacccctcagtcccagcccagagcatcctcctgcaccctaaactcatccccagccccacccaccccaATTTTGgcagcattcatggcctgccatacaatttctattcccagatgtggcctttgggccaaaaaatttgcccacccctgctctagagtctGGGCCTTGACCAAAAATAAATGGATCTACATCCCTGTCCCATGCTTTCATGGCATGCTACAGGTTTCATCCAAAGGAAGGCTTTCACTTGGATGAGTTTTGGAAGCTCTGCGCCAGTACTCCCTCAAATATTGCAGCTCGGGGCGATGAGAACACATGGTTCCTCTATGGTACTGGGCTGCATCATTACATGTGCAATTTGTGGACAAGACTGACAGATATCCTAGATCCCCAGGCAACTGCTATTGAAGAGTTGCCTCACAGGTCCCTTACCTGCACCATAGGGTCAGACTTGGCCAAACGCTTCAGTCCTTCTACTAGCTTGGGCAGGTCAGCTGGGTTCTTTGCTTCAACAGCCACACGCACCACAGGGCTAACGCTGAACTTCATCACTCTCATGTTGTGAGCATGCTCAAAGGTGGTGATTGTTCCGGTCTTGACCAGGTACTGGTCAACACCGACCAGCCCAACGATATTACCACAAGGCACGTCCTCAATGGGTTCAACGTAGCGGCCCATCATAAGAATGGTCCTGGGTTAAGAAAAACTTGAGTCAATCTGGATGGTTCCTTAGAAAGGATTTCTGTGGTGGGAAAGGGAGAGTGGATCCCAGCCTAGAAGTGACAAGTTTGCATAGGAAAGCTAAAGGCATGGTCTCTGGACTGACTAGACAAGCAAACATCAGGAAGCTACTAAAACTGTCACTCCAAGTGCTGGGACTGTAGAAGTAAATATGGAACCTGcatcgtaaaaaaaaaaaaaaaaaaaaaatatatatgaggCATTAAATCTCAACATGGGATCAATCCATATCAGCCCTGCCTTTACTGACCTTTGGATTGGTTTCAGGTAGAGATCTTCCTTCTTGCCAGGAGTGTAGTTTGGTCCCATGATTCTGACTTTCAAGCCAGTAGAGACGAGACCAGAAAAGACACGTCCGAAAGCATAGAAACGCCCTTTGTCTGAGGTTGGCACCATTTTAGAGATGTACATCATCAGGGGCCCTTTGGGGTCACAGTTCTTAATACCTGGGAAAGAAGAAGCCATCAATGCTGACCTTTGGTCCTTTCTTCCACTACCAGAGCTCTTCATTTTGGAGCAAAGTAATCAACTCTAAGACAGAATGCAGCAGTTTGACACTGGCCTGCTGGCTACCATCCAGGTAGTTGGCTAGCCCAACTGGCAAGGAAAAGCCATGTGCCAAGAGATCACTGTAATTAATATAGACTGAGCCTTTAGTATACACTCTGGCTACTATCCAGGTACTTAGCTAGCCCAGCTATCCACAGGAAAGCTGCTCACTAATAAGCTGGTCTGATCCACATTAGAAAGGCTGCAGGTGTGGTAATTACAAGAACTTCAGCCCAGCTGTATACTTGTTGAAAAGCAAACAAGCAGCTCTGGGCATTTTACAGCCTTAATGCAGTTATGCTCCTGCACACTACAAGTGCTTCATACCCATGGCAGCTTCGTCATCAGGGGGGCCCTCGTACAGCAGCTCACAGCGGTATTTCTGAGCTGTGACAGGGGAAGGCAGGTGGATGGTGATCATCTGCAGCAGAGCTTCTCCAGCAGGCAGCCAGCGCCTCATCACAGCCTGAAAAAGCAGATTGGAGGCATGAGACTCAGGCAAACCCATCTGTGCTCATACTACTGCCCCCACTCGTTAGTTTATCATCCAAGTTGTGCAGACAGGTGATCTCCCAACAGGCCAGTGTTGAAAGAGTAGCTTAGCAACCTACTCTGATACAGGCAAAGCTAACTGCAAGGGTCTTCCCAAGGCAATGCCCAGTCAGTTCTTACCTTCAGTAGGGGTTTGCCCTCCTTGTCTTTATCCTCACTGTCAAGTTTGATATCTAGTTTCTCAATCAGTTTAGCAGTCTCCTCTTTCTTGAAGTTCATGATTGCATCAAAGACCTAGAGCAAGAGTTCCAAGTTAGGGGAGAAAGCATCAAGCGACCCAGTTCACAGAGAAAGCAGCTCACACTCATTCTCCA from Lepidochelys kempii isolate rLepKem1 chromosome 25, rLepKem1.hap2, whole genome shotgun sequence includes the following:
- the EEF2 gene encoding elongation factor 2 encodes the protein MVNFTVDQIRAIMDKKANIRNMSVIAHVDHGKSTLTDSLVCKAGIIASARAGETRFTDTRKDEQERCITIKSTAISLFYELSENDLAFIKQSKDGSGFLINLIDSPGHVDFSSEVTAALRVTDGALVVVDCVSGVCVQTETVLRQAIAERIKPVLMMNKMDRALLELQLEPEELYQTFQRIVENVNVIISTYGEGESGPMGNIMIDPVLGTVGFGSGLHGWAFTLKQFAEMYVAKFAAKGDGQLSAAERAKKVEDMMKKLWGDRYFDPASGKFSKSATNPDGKKLPRTFCQLILDPIFKVFDAIMNFKKEETAKLIEKLDIKLDSEDKDKEGKPLLKAVMRRWLPAGEALLQMITIHLPSPVTAQKYRCELLYEGPPDDEAAMGIKNCDPKGPLMMYISKMVPTSDKGRFYAFGRVFSGLVSTGLKVRIMGPNYTPGKKEDLYLKPIQRTILMMGRYVEPIEDVPCGNIVGLVGVDQYLVKTGTITTFEHAHNMRVMKFSVSPVVRVAVEAKNPADLPKLVEGLKRLAKSDPMVQCIIEESGEHIIAGAGELHLEICLKDLEEDHACIPIKKSDPVVSYRETVSEESNVLCLSKSPNKHNRLYMKARPFPDGLAEDIDKGDVSSRQELKQRARYLAEKYEWDVTEARKIWCFGPDGTGPNILTDITKGVQYLNEIKDSVVAGFQWATKEGALCEENMRGVRFDVHDVTLHADAIHRGGGQIIPTARRCLYACVLTAQPRLMEPIYLVEIQCPEQVVGGIYGVLNRKRGHVFEESQVAGTPMFVVKAYLPVNESFGFTADLRSNTGGQAFPQCVFDHWQILPGDPFDNTSRPCQVVAETRKRKGLKEGIPALDNFLDKL